In Syntrophorhabdaceae bacterium, one DNA window encodes the following:
- a CDS encoding FAD-dependent oxidoreductase, whose amino-acid sequence MKILIIGGGISGISAAKVALFEGHDVTIIESEKDTGGLMARIANCRVGFKTFFDEIREHDRLKVINGVQIQTAKRQENMFNITLDNNSELHADRVIIATGLKPYDPVDYKGMRVITSLEYDAMIDQRQGELPDDFKKVAFFLCVGSRSKDYPLCSSVCCSYTLREIKWTLQRAMPEITVFYNDLRFFGQEFFMEKAFRDAGVRFIRANSRYFEEDEDSVLVRYFVGGAIKEERFNYAVLAIGLRPNPEIGRLSKLFGFSLNEYGFVKEKSPLVTDVDEIYVSGGALEPMNIKDSILTGFGAGFLASRTKNSAGAFNQHADMLYKEDIPDFHIIEREHKTYIFFLGTDNPRNAYFYEFISSKFIDMAWEMKREGKDVYVVTRNMVTPSYGEVSYEKARKEGVIFIHLEEDEKISSINGSFKITGSARDITIDGARIIYLDDYIEEIKDREFLSLYRSEPQLRWSPTKWTKKRYHIGFIRHPRDKRWEAREYLGAMGEIFLESKEERLLPQVNEERCSGCGSCKNSCPHEAIEITLKDRQTAIYGKNPLTHVPVAHIKEDTCAGCGLCVSTCPSDSISFKPMDS is encoded by the coding sequence ATGAAAATACTTATTATTGGTGGAGGCATAAGCGGTATATCTGCTGCAAAGGTAGCTCTTTTTGAAGGACATGATGTAACCATTATTGAATCAGAAAAGGACACCGGTGGACTTATGGCACGCATAGCCAATTGCAGGGTAGGCTTTAAGACATTTTTTGATGAGATAAGAGAACATGATCGGTTAAAGGTGATAAATGGTGTGCAGATCCAAACAGCGAAAAGGCAAGAAAATATGTTCAATATAACCCTTGATAACAATAGTGAACTTCATGCAGACAGGGTGATTATAGCCACAGGTCTCAAACCCTATGACCCTGTAGATTATAAAGGAATGAGGGTCATCACAAGCCTTGAATACGATGCTATGATAGACCAGAGGCAGGGTGAACTTCCTGATGATTTTAAAAAAGTGGCCTTTTTTCTCTGTGTAGGTTCCCGCTCCAAGGATTACCCGCTATGCTCATCTGTATGCTGTTCATATACGTTAAGGGAGATAAAATGGACACTCCAGAGGGCAATGCCTGAGATAACGGTGTTTTATAATGACCTGAGGTTCTTTGGTCAGGAATTCTTCATGGAAAAGGCGTTCAGGGACGCAGGTGTGAGGTTTATAAGGGCAAATTCAAGATATTTTGAAGAGGATGAAGACAGTGTATTGGTTAGATATTTTGTAGGGGGTGCCATTAAAGAGGAGCGTTTTAACTATGCTGTCCTTGCCATAGGATTGAGACCCAACCCAGAGATTGGAAGATTGAGCAAACTCTTTGGATTCTCTCTGAATGAATACGGTTTTGTAAAAGAAAAATCACCTCTTGTAACAGATGTGGATGAAATTTATGTATCAGGTGGTGCACTTGAGCCTATGAACATAAAGGACTCTATCTTGACTGGTTTTGGTGCAGGCTTTCTTGCATCGAGAACCAAAAACAGTGCAGGCGCATTCAATCAACATGCGGACATGTTATATAAAGAAGATATACCTGATTTTCACATAATCGAGAGAGAACATAAAACATATATATTCTTTCTTGGCACAGATAATCCGAGAAATGCATATTTTTATGAGTTTATATCTTCGAAATTTATAGATATGGCATGGGAAATGAAAAGAGAAGGTAAGGATGTATATGTGGTGACCAGAAATATGGTAACCCCTTCTTATGGCGAGGTAAGTTATGAAAAGGCAAGAAAGGAAGGGGTGATTTTTATCCATCTGGAAGAAGATGAGAAGATTTCCTCTATAAACGGGTCTTTTAAAATCACAGGCAGTGCCAGGGATATTACCATAGATGGCGCAAGGATTATATATCTCGATGATTACATAGAAGAGATAAAAGACAGAGAGTTTCTTTCATTATACAGGTCAGAACCGCAACTTAGATGGTCACCTACAAAATGGACAAAAAAGAGATACCATATAGGCTTTATAAGACACCCCAGGGATAAAAGATGGGAAGCAAGAGAATACCTTGGTGCAATGGGAGAGATTTTCCTTGAATCAAAAGAGGAAAGACTCCTTCCCCAGGTCAATGAAGAGAGGTGCAGTGGGTGTGGGTCATGTAAAAATTCTTGTCCCCACGAGGCTATAGAGATAACATTAAAGGATAGACAGACAGCCATATATGGAAAAAATCCTTTAACCCATGTCCCTGTTGCCCACATAAAAGAGGATACATGTGCAGGTTGTGGCCTCTGTGTATCCACCTGTCCATCTGATTCCATATCGTTTAAGCCCATGGATAGTTGA
- a CDS encoding PAS domain S-box protein, which yields MDEGGHINKDIPIVQKLSLYKNLINIIDNLPDATFIIDEKKRIVAWNKAIEEMTGVKKEEILGKGDYAYAVPFYGKKRPILIDLLFKTDEEIEKQYDFVHKKGNTFYVEVFVPNLYEGKGAYLWASASRVLDENGKIIGAMESIRDISEWKKAEVLVKASEEKYRSIFDNAVEGIFQTAPEGRFISVNPALASMMGFCSPEEMITTFSDIAKQHYVIPEQRDIYKRLLKENGFVKGFDVQVYRKDGKKIWISVSARAVYDKTGKLTHYEGTVIDITGKKEAEFQIKKAYETIRNIIEASPVGIFIVNEDGSIDYANSKFLEISGIEFDKSITNNVFYIPKYKELGLAEKIRSVLMGIPFSTDLLEYTTYLKAKRVARRYSGIPVEESGEKKAVIFVEDLTELKEVERGLKKERETFFSILENSMSGVILVGSDGRFNYVNPEFTNITGYTIEDVPDGRRWFQKAFPEQEYRRMVIDTWKKDVLLGKRGRNLQFHIVCKDKSVKEIEFKTTHLEDGSAVTIFSDITELKRAEMALKNSEERFRSLFEGSRDAIYFTDGKGNLIDGNQAFIDMFGYKKEELKGLKATKVAYAHANDIGRLKSMMEHNDFVKDFEIKLKKKDGSIMDCLLTLTCRRDAKGNIYEYQGIVRDITEKKKAEEAIRYMAFHDMLTGLPNRTLFNDRLAIALAHGERFDKIVAVMMLDLDKFKDVNDTYGHTAGDNLLKIVAKRLTSQTRKGDTVARMGGDEFMLIFTDLKDKDDARSIAEKIMDEFKPIIHIDGIEIQITISMGIALFPLHGRDIDTLVKNADIAMYLIKNSGRNGYGFYDGSIMKDSKNMTPSIEQSMFNPRLP from the coding sequence ATGGATGAAGGGGGCCATATAAATAAAGACATCCCCATAGTTCAAAAACTATCTCTTTATAAAAATCTCATAAATATCATAGATAACCTTCCAGACGCAACATTTATCATTGATGAAAAAAAAAGGATAGTGGCCTGGAATAAGGCAATAGAGGAGATGACAGGGGTAAAAAAAGAGGAAATCCTTGGCAAGGGTGATTATGCCTATGCTGTCCCCTTCTATGGTAAAAAGCGCCCTATTCTTATTGACCTTTTATTTAAAACCGATGAAGAGATAGAGAAACAATATGATTTTGTTCACAAAAAAGGCAATACATTTTATGTAGAGGTATTTGTCCCTAATTTATATGAGGGAAAAGGGGCATATCTTTGGGCATCGGCGTCAAGGGTTTTAGATGAAAATGGTAAGATTATCGGTGCCATGGAATCCATAAGGGATATAAGTGAATGGAAAAAGGCAGAGGTATTAGTAAAAGCCAGTGAGGAGAAATATAGAAGTATATTTGATAATGCAGTAGAGGGTATATTTCAGACTGCGCCGGAAGGCAGATTCATAAGCGTTAATCCTGCCCTTGCAAGTATGATGGGGTTTTGTTCACCCGAAGAGATGATAACCACATTCTCAGATATTGCAAAACAGCACTACGTAATCCCTGAACAGAGGGATATATATAAGAGATTGCTGAAAGAAAATGGCTTTGTTAAAGGTTTTGATGTGCAAGTATATCGTAAGGATGGAAAGAAGATATGGATCTCTGTTAGCGCAAGGGCTGTTTATGATAAAACTGGAAAGCTTACTCACTATGAAGGCACAGTTATAGATATAACAGGGAAAAAAGAGGCAGAATTTCAAATTAAAAAGGCATATGAAACCATAAGAAATATAATAGAAGCCTCACCGGTAGGTATTTTTATAGTAAATGAAGATGGCTCTATAGATTATGCAAATTCTAAATTTTTAGAGATTTCAGGTATAGAATTTGATAAGTCAATAACGAACAACGTTTTTTATATCCCCAAATATAAAGAATTAGGTTTGGCAGAAAAGATAAGATCTGTCCTTATGGGCATACCATTTTCTACAGACCTTTTAGAATATACAACTTATCTAAAGGCCAAAAGGGTAGCAAGGAGATATTCAGGCATACCTGTTGAAGAGTCAGGTGAGAAAAAGGCAGTTATATTTGTTGAGGATCTCACAGAATTGAAGGAAGTGGAAAGGGGGCTAAAAAAAGAAAGGGAAACATTCTTCTCCATACTGGAAAATTCCATGAGCGGTGTCATCCTTGTAGGAAGCGATGGGAGATTCAATTATGTAAACCCTGAATTTACCAATATCACAGGATACACCATAGAAGATGTCCCTGATGGAAGACGCTGGTTTCAAAAGGCATTCCCTGAACAAGAATACAGGAGGATGGTCATAGATACATGGAAAAAGGACGTATTGCTTGGTAAGAGAGGCAGAAACCTTCAGTTTCATATTGTATGCAAAGATAAATCAGTAAAAGAGATAGAATTTAAAACCACCCACCTTGAGGACGGTTCTGCTGTTACAATATTCTCTGACATAACAGAACTTAAGAGAGCTGAAATGGCATTAAAAAATAGCGAGGAGAGATTCCGTTCACTCTTTGAGGGCTCCAGGGATGCCATATATTTTACCGATGGTAAAGGCAATCTCATAGACGGCAATCAGGCATTTATAGATATGTTTGGTTATAAAAAAGAGGAATTAAAGGGTCTTAAAGCTACTAAGGTTGCATACGCCCATGCCAATGATATAGGTAGATTGAAATCTATGATGGAACATAATGATTTTGTAAAAGACTTTGAAATAAAACTCAAAAAAAAGGATGGTTCTATTATGGATTGCCTACTCACTTTGACATGCCGCAGGGATGCAAAGGGCAATATTTATGAATATCAGGGGATTGTGAGGGATATAACAGAGAAAAAGAAGGCAGAGGAGGCAATAAGGTATATGGCATTCCATGATATGCTCACTGGCCTACCTAACCGCACCCTTTTCAATGACAGACTTGCCATTGCCCTGGCACATGGAGAGCGTTTTGATAAAATAGTAGCTGTTATGATGCTTGACCTGGATAAGTTTAAGGACGTTAATGACACATATGGTCATACTGCAGGTGATAACTTACTGAAGATAGTGGCAAAAAGACTCACAAGTCAAACCCGTAAAGGTGATACAGTGGCAAGGATGGGAGGGGATGAGTTCATGCTCATCTTTACAGACCTGAAAGATAAAGATGATGCAAGGTCCATAGCAGAGAAGATAATGGACGAATTTAAACCTATCATCCATATAGATGGAATCGAAATACAGATAACAATAAGCATGGGTATTGCACTATTTCCCCTCCACGGAAGAGATATAGACACTTTGGTAAAAAATGCAGATATTGCCATGTATTTAATAAAAAATTCAGGGAGAAATGGTTATGGATTCTATGATGGGTCAATCATGAAAGATAGTAAAAACATGACCCCATCCATAGAACAATCTATGTTTAACCCCCGTCTACCATAG
- a CDS encoding ferritin family protein: MALKGESALKKAIQLEKDGIEFYMKSAEKAKNILVKNIFQGLIKEEEFHIKMINQIYEKLKKNETFKDWYTGSGFSGNLEKVFQDSLTEKAKRSKNDIEALKLALDMEDKSVKYYEKLASKTENPFEKRFYMTLSYEERGHYLRIMDSIEYLSDPAGWYFIKQGAMVDGG; this comes from the coding sequence ATGGCATTAAAAGGTGAAAGCGCCCTAAAAAAGGCAATCCAGTTGGAAAAGGATGGTATAGAGTTTTATATGAAATCTGCAGAGAAGGCAAAAAACATACTGGTGAAGAATATATTCCAGGGGCTTATCAAGGAAGAGGAATTCCATATAAAGATGATAAACCAGATCTATGAAAAGCTGAAAAAGAATGAAACCTTCAAAGATTGGTATACAGGTTCAGGTTTTTCAGGAAATCTTGAAAAGGTTTTCCAAGATAGCCTAACAGAAAAGGCAAAAAGATCAAAAAATGATATAGAGGCATTAAAGCTTGCCCTGGATATGGAGGATAAGAGTGTAAAATATTATGAAAAGCTCGCTTCAAAAACAGAAAATCCCTTTGAGAAACGTTTTTACATGACCCTATCTTATGAAGAGAGAGGTCATTATCTAAGGATAATGGATTCTATAGAGTATTTATCTGACCCTGCAGGATGGTATTTCATAAAACAAGGGGCTATGGTAGACGGGGGTTAA
- a CDS encoding FAD-dependent oxidoreductase: MHEDEKVLTREEGQMEKERLIVIGGVAAGMSAASSFKRLKPEGEAIVFEKDYFISYGACSLPYYISNDVKDFNDLISLTPKIAIDERNIDVRIRHEVKEIDTQKKEVIVLDLNKNEEKRYQYDKLVIATGGLPVKPPFPGMELNNIFTIRTLIDGIEIKRYIDEWGSFQVCVGSPECLYVNRFGENKRQMKAVIVGGGYIGMEMCESFRKRGLDVTVIEKTDRVLGNMDSSITQVVEEKINSEGVRLLKETSVEGFEGKKGSLAMVKTDRGDIEADLVLLAIGTKPNTELAGKAGIELGVNDAIKVDEYLRTNIPDIFAAGDCAEATHIVTGKKVYIPLGTTANKQGRIAGENSAGKKNRFEGVAGTAMTKVFDLEVSRTGLSPSEAQKEDIDYFVTTIKGKSRSSAYPAGKTIWVTFIAERGTGRLLGAQMVGEEGVAHRIDTLAACLSARMTVFDVARLDLGYAPPFATVWDPILIAANAAIKRVK, translated from the coding sequence ATGCATGAAGATGAAAAAGTCTTGACAAGGGAGGAAGGACAGATGGAAAAGGAGAGGTTGATAGTTATTGGAGGTGTTGCAGCAGGGATGAGTGCGGCAAGTAGTTTTAAACGCCTCAAGCCAGAAGGAGAAGCCATTGTATTTGAAAAAGACTACTTCATATCATACGGTGCATGTAGCCTCCCCTACTACATCTCAAATGATGTTAAGGATTTTAATGACCTTATTAGCCTCACGCCAAAGATAGCCATAGATGAGCGCAATATAGATGTCCGTATACGTCATGAGGTAAAGGAGATAGATACCCAAAAAAAAGAGGTGATTGTTTTAGATCTCAATAAAAATGAAGAAAAGAGATACCAATACGATAAACTCGTTATTGCCACAGGTGGTCTTCCTGTTAAGCCACCTTTCCCTGGCATGGAATTAAATAATATATTTACCATAAGAACCCTCATAGATGGCATAGAAATAAAAAGGTATATAGATGAATGGGGCTCATTTCAGGTGTGTGTAGGGTCTCCTGAGTGCCTTTATGTGAATAGATTCGGTGAAAACAAAAGACAGATGAAGGCAGTCATTGTGGGCGGTGGTTATATAGGTATGGAGATGTGTGAATCCTTCAGAAAGAGGGGTCTTGATGTCACTGTTATTGAAAAGACAGATAGGGTCCTCGGCAATATGGATTCAAGCATAACACAGGTAGTAGAGGAAAAGATAAATTCAGAGGGTGTGCGACTCCTCAAAGAGACATCAGTAGAAGGATTTGAAGGTAAAAAAGGTTCATTGGCAATGGTGAAGACAGACAGAGGAGATATAGAGGCAGACCTGGTTCTTTTGGCTATAGGCACAAAACCAAATACAGAACTTGCTGGTAAAGCAGGTATAGAACTCGGTGTAAATGATGCTATAAAGGTAGATGAATATTTAAGGACAAACATACCGGACATCTTTGCTGCAGGCGATTGTGCAGAGGCAACCCATATTGTAACAGGTAAAAAGGTCTATATACCTCTCGGCACAACCGCCAATAAACAGGGTCGTATTGCCGGCGAAAACTCAGCAGGGAAGAAAAACAGGTTTGAAGGCGTGGCAGGGACGGCTATGACAAAGGTATTTGACCTGGAGGTTTCAAGGACAGGGCTATCGCCATCAGAGGCACAAAAAGAGGATATAGATTATTTTGTGACTACCATAAAGGGAAAATCAAGAAGCAGTGCCTATCCTGCTGGTAAGACAATATGGGTGACCTTCATAGCAGAGAGGGGAACAGGAAGGTTACTTGGTGCCCAGATGGTAGGCGAAGAGGGCGTTGCCCACAGGATCGATACACTTGCCGCATGTCTTTCTGCAAGGATGACTGTTTTTGATGTGGCAAGACTCGACCTTGGATATGCACCACCCTTTGCAACTGTATGGGATCCCATACTCATTGCAGCAAATGCAGCCATAAAAAGGGTTAAATAA
- the pgsA gene encoding CDP-diacylglycerol--glycerol-3-phosphate 3-phosphatidyltransferase, with the protein MKVKDEKASVWTLPNRLSFIRILFIPLIIFLIASQDEKLMFASGLLFIMAGITDGLDGFMARKMGLTSRLGVYLDPIADKLLVSSVLITLSYYRLVPLWVTIILVAREFIINGLRSFYAIEGIIIYPSIAGKLKTALQLIGIAFLLFSGYSRYLYDFGIWIIYGALFFSIYSAGLYVYAMFKKGHA; encoded by the coding sequence ATGAAAGTTAAAGACGAAAAGGCTTCTGTCTGGACATTACCCAACAGATTGAGCTTTATAAGGATACTGTTTATCCCGTTGATAATATTTCTCATTGCATCCCAGGATGAGAAGCTCATGTTTGCCTCAGGCCTTTTGTTTATCATGGCAGGCATAACCGATGGACTCGATGGCTTCATGGCAAGAAAGATGGGGCTCACATCAAGGCTCGGGGTGTATCTTGACCCTATTGCCGATAAACTCCTTGTCTCATCGGTCCTTATAACACTTTCTTATTACCGGTTGGTCCCTTTGTGGGTAACCATCATCCTTGTGGCAAGGGAATTTATAATAAACGGCCTCAGGTCATTTTACGCCATAGAAGGCATTATCATATATCCTTCTATTGCAGGCAAACTCAAAACTGCATTACAATTGATAGGGATTGCTTTTTTACTATTCAGCGGATATAGTAGATATCTTTATGATTTTGGTATTTGGATCATTTATGGTGCTCTCTTTTTTAGCATCTATTCTGCAGGTCTGTATGTTTATGCCATGTTTAAAAAAGGTCATGCATGA